A region of Granulicella aggregans DNA encodes the following proteins:
- a CDS encoding NAD+ synthase: MRIALAQINPTVGDFDGNTQKIIDFATKAATDRADLVIFPELAICGYPPADLLEKKDFLDSAERALSGIATWTAEPGRPAILCGTVMPLKSVIGKHVRNVAALLSGGRVTFTQQKMLLPFYDVFDEQRYFEPASHQALTSIGGETLAITICEDAWNDKGFWPRRLYPTDPVEELMRQWDDAPPGVHRVILNISASPFWRDKRKVRREMLAALAKRHSAFVAMVNQVGGNDSLIFDGSSIVVAPDGQVVAQAKSFAEDIIFFETPSSATAPFAAPVAEIAAPVAESDETAAMWDALVLGTRDYVRKCGFSKALVALSGGIDSALVAAIAVEALGAENVMGIGMPSEYSSAGSIDDARDLAKNLGIRFELLAIHEIFNQSESVLAPLFAGTKFGLAEENLQSRIRGSLLMTISNKFGALVLTTGNKSEMSTGYCTLYGDMVGALAVIGDVMKTKVYALSRYANRERELIPLSTIEKPPSAELRPDQKDTDSLPPYEVLDPILEAYVERYCSAEQIAKEQGVDVALVRSVLQLVERCEYKRQQAAPVLKVTPKSFGLGRRFPIAAKVQI; this comes from the coding sequence GTGAGAATAGCGCTCGCCCAGATCAATCCCACGGTTGGGGACTTCGACGGAAACACCCAAAAGATCATTGACTTCGCGACCAAGGCCGCGACAGACCGCGCGGACTTGGTCATCTTCCCCGAACTCGCCATCTGCGGATACCCTCCTGCGGATCTGCTCGAGAAGAAGGACTTCCTCGACAGTGCTGAACGGGCCCTCTCCGGGATTGCTACATGGACCGCCGAGCCAGGTCGTCCAGCGATCCTCTGTGGAACCGTGATGCCGCTCAAATCCGTCATCGGCAAGCATGTCCGGAACGTGGCCGCACTTCTCAGCGGCGGCAGGGTCACCTTCACGCAGCAGAAGATGCTCCTGCCCTTCTACGACGTCTTTGACGAGCAGCGGTACTTCGAGCCAGCCAGCCATCAGGCGCTCACTTCTATCGGCGGCGAGACGCTCGCCATCACCATCTGCGAGGATGCCTGGAACGACAAGGGCTTCTGGCCGCGCAGGCTCTATCCCACCGATCCGGTCGAAGAGTTGATGCGGCAGTGGGATGACGCGCCTCCCGGCGTTCACCGTGTGATTCTGAACATCTCCGCCTCGCCCTTCTGGCGCGACAAACGCAAGGTCCGCCGTGAGATGCTTGCGGCTTTGGCAAAGCGTCACAGTGCCTTTGTCGCGATGGTCAACCAGGTCGGCGGCAACGACAGCCTCATCTTTGATGGTTCATCGATCGTGGTTGCTCCCGATGGCCAGGTCGTCGCACAGGCGAAGTCCTTCGCCGAAGACATCATCTTCTTCGAGACGCCATCCAGCGCAACGGCCCCGTTCGCTGCTCCTGTCGCTGAAATCGCCGCTCCTGTCGCTGAATCCGACGAGACGGCAGCGATGTGGGACGCTCTCGTCCTCGGCACGCGCGATTACGTCCGCAAGTGCGGCTTCTCGAAGGCACTCGTGGCGCTCAGCGGTGGCATCGACTCCGCCCTCGTCGCTGCCATCGCCGTCGAGGCTCTTGGCGCAGAGAACGTCATGGGCATCGGAATGCCCAGCGAGTATTCTTCAGCGGGCTCCATCGACGACGCACGCGACCTTGCAAAGAACCTCGGCATCCGGTTCGAGCTGCTCGCCATCCACGAGATCTTCAATCAGTCCGAGTCGGTCCTCGCTCCGCTCTTCGCCGGCACGAAGTTCGGTCTCGCGGAGGAGAACCTCCAGTCGCGAATTCGCGGCAGCCTGCTGATGACGATCTCCAACAAGTTTGGCGCCCTGGTCCTGACCACCGGCAACAAGAGCGAGATGTCCACCGGCTACTGCACGCTCTACGGCGACATGGTGGGAGCGCTCGCCGTTATCGGCGACGTCATGAAGACCAAGGTCTACGCTCTCAGCCGCTATGCGAACCGCGAGCGCGAGCTGATCCCGCTCTCAACCATCGAGAAACCGCCTTCAGCGGAGTTGCGTCCAGACCAGAAGGACACGGACTCGCTCCCACCTTACGAGGTGCTCGACCCCATCCTTGAGGCCTACGTCGAGCGGTACTGTTCCGCCGAACAGATTGCCAAGGAGCAGGGTGTCGATGTGGCGCTGGTTCGGTCGGTGCTGCAACTGGTGGAGAGATGCGAATATAAGAGGCAGCAGGCAGCGCCGGTACTGAAGGTCACGCCGAAGTCTTTTGGCCTCGGGAGACGGTTTCCCATCGCGGCAAAGGTTCAGATCTAG
- a CDS encoding sugar transferase produces the protein MAAPDYLRPIPTSDSGRSSAGGSSVTSFGLFNRPSVTGLLSASLDLISALIAGGLAMRLRDSIPFRGGPWDGVQHLPPSSVGVFMTYILWFGLCLVFFMRTYGLYRPIQQMSGLHELRMTAHASVVAGLTLCGTLYLSSGAQISRIEITLTLLIAFVMIIVRRMIRRHMMYKRFRAGIETRNVLIVGAGRVAHALRNHLNSLDHLGFRFKGFVAITEEESDSGDADIVGDFRNCLKLARTLFVDEIFLSVPAEKKLVLGLVQEARTAGIDVRVVPDLYDGLAWNAPVEYVGQFPTIPLHRRDFPIGAYLVKRALDLTLAALGLVALSPILAILAIWIKLDSEGPVFYAAKRIGRKGRCFDCYKFRTMVTNADKLKADLEHMNERKGILFKIVNDPRITRVGIKLRKYSLDELPQLYNVVRGDMSLVGPRPPIASEVEQYELSHLKRLDVLPGLTGLWQVEARQDPSFDSYISLDTAYVENWSLALDLKILVRTVGVVITGTGS, from the coding sequence GTGGCAGCTCCCGACTATTTGCGTCCCATACCGACCTCGGACAGTGGAAGATCAAGCGCCGGCGGATCCTCGGTGACCAGTTTCGGACTCTTCAATCGTCCGTCGGTAACCGGCTTGCTATCCGCTTCGCTGGACTTGATCAGCGCCCTGATCGCGGGCGGCCTCGCCATGAGGCTGCGCGATTCCATCCCCTTTCGGGGCGGACCGTGGGATGGGGTACAGCATCTTCCCCCATCATCCGTAGGCGTCTTTATGACCTACATCCTCTGGTTCGGTCTGTGCCTCGTCTTCTTCATGCGGACTTATGGCCTGTATCGTCCGATCCAGCAGATGAGCGGTCTGCATGAACTTCGCATGACGGCGCACGCGAGCGTCGTCGCCGGACTGACGCTCTGCGGTACCCTGTATCTCTCAAGCGGAGCGCAGATCTCGCGCATCGAGATCACGCTGACCCTGCTCATCGCGTTCGTCATGATTATTGTTCGCCGGATGATTCGGCGTCACATGATGTACAAGCGCTTCCGCGCTGGTATTGAGACGCGCAACGTTCTGATCGTCGGTGCGGGCCGTGTCGCCCACGCGCTGCGCAACCACCTCAACTCGCTCGATCACCTCGGCTTCCGCTTCAAGGGCTTCGTTGCAATTACGGAGGAAGAGAGCGACTCAGGAGACGCCGATATCGTAGGCGACTTCAGGAACTGCTTGAAGCTGGCGCGTACCCTCTTCGTCGACGAGATCTTCCTCTCCGTCCCTGCGGAGAAAAAGCTCGTCCTCGGCCTCGTGCAGGAGGCGCGCACGGCAGGTATCGACGTTCGCGTGGTGCCCGACCTCTACGACGGCCTCGCCTGGAACGCTCCCGTCGAGTACGTCGGCCAGTTCCCGACCATCCCGCTCCATCGCAGGGACTTCCCCATCGGTGCCTACCTGGTCAAGCGAGCGCTCGATCTTACCCTCGCCGCCCTCGGCCTGGTTGCTCTCTCTCCCATCCTTGCCATCCTTGCCATCTGGATCAAGCTTGATTCCGAGGGCCCAGTCTTCTACGCCGCGAAGCGTATCGGCCGCAAGGGCCGCTGCTTCGACTGCTACAAGTTCCGCACCATGGTCACCAACGCCGACAAGCTGAAGGCCGACCTCGAGCACATGAACGAGCGCAAGGGCATCCTCTTCAAGATCGTCAACGACCCTCGCATCACACGGGTCGGTATCAAGCTCCGCAAGTACTCGCTCGACGAACTTCCACAGCTGTACAACGTCGTCCGCGGCGACATGAGTCTTGTTGGTCCCCGCCCTCCCATCGCGTCAGAGGTCGAGCAGTACGAGCTCTCCCACCTGAAGCGTCTGGACGTTCTTCCCGGACTGACCGGTCTCTGGCAGGTCGAAGCGCGGCAAGACCCGTCCTTCGACAGCTATATCTCGCTCGATACTGCGTACGTCGAAAACTGGAGCCTCGCCCTTGATCTCAAAATCCTTGTCCGGACGGTAGGCGTGGTCATCACCGGCACGGGATCGTAA
- a CDS encoding ABC transporter ATP-binding protein, with protein sequence MAGSADESSATSSMDLTEGVSEDVAPMVDEFMEQAAAQNEAAADAIPETNHKPGSYISFENVSKSFGSFVVLKDVSFCVNSGETLCILGRSGVGKSVSLQMLMGFLKPDSGIVRVAGEDIAGFDEKQMQEIRRKVTMVFQNGALFDSITVGENVAFPLRERRELAEDQILQVSKGLLEMVGVAGMENLLPSDLSTGMKRSVAIARALSSQPEAILYDEPTTMVDPLMGHLLGDLIQRLKHQLHLTSIVVTHDMRLAKKLADRIVFLHEGNARFFGTMAEMEASQDPIIHEFLQLDELLLPV encoded by the coding sequence ATGGCCGGTTCGGCGGACGAGTCCTCTGCAACGTCGTCAATGGACCTGACGGAGGGAGTGAGCGAGGATGTTGCTCCCATGGTGGACGAGTTCATGGAGCAGGCTGCCGCGCAGAATGAGGCCGCTGCCGATGCGATTCCCGAGACCAACCATAAGCCGGGAAGCTATATCTCTTTTGAGAACGTCTCGAAGTCTTTCGGCAGCTTTGTCGTGTTGAAGGATGTCAGCTTCTGTGTGAACTCGGGAGAGACCCTCTGCATTCTCGGTCGAAGTGGTGTAGGTAAGTCGGTCTCGCTGCAGATGCTGATGGGGTTTCTCAAGCCGGACTCGGGTATCGTGCGGGTGGCCGGGGAAGACATCGCCGGCTTCGATGAGAAGCAGATGCAGGAGATTCGTCGCAAGGTCACGATGGTCTTCCAGAATGGCGCTCTCTTCGATTCGATTACGGTGGGCGAGAACGTCGCCTTCCCCCTGCGAGAGCGGAGAGAGTTAGCTGAGGACCAGATACTGCAGGTTTCGAAGGGGCTTCTTGAGATGGTCGGCGTTGCAGGGATGGAGAACCTCCTCCCCTCCGATCTTTCTACTGGCATGAAGCGGTCGGTGGCGATCGCCAGGGCCCTCTCGTCGCAGCCGGAGGCGATCTTGTACGACGAGCCTACGACGATGGTGGACCCGCTGATGGGCCACCTCTTAGGCGACTTGATCCAGCGCTTGAAGCACCAGCTTCACCTCACCAGCATCGTGGTGACCCACGACATGCGGTTGGCCAAGAAGCTGGCGGACAGAATCGTATTTCTTCACGAAGGCAATGCGCGTTTCTTTGGCACGATGGCGGAGATGGAGGCGAGTCAAGATCCGATCATCCACGAGTTCCTCCAACTGGACGAACTTTTGTTGCCGGTTTGA
- a CDS encoding molybdenum cofactor guanylyltransferase produces the protein MTLKIKPYVLAGGKSSRMGRDKAMLELEGKTLLERAVETLRSVKELQSPDGGVEVTICGEREALEGADRAIVDRYPSCGPLGGIEAALNDLATRGEADWAFFIPVDMPLLTAPWIGHLLTMWATEAIANKKVEACLVELDGRPQPLVSLVHRSVLGPVREALDSGRYKVVPVLQSAGACCTSFNQEPQTEDRVDGSESNGYLAGNSSGLQWVSMNQSHLKVDAGEADLNECSFIESCDQFINVNTETDLKRVATLLRSKGSNKQPESPAR, from the coding sequence TTGACGCTTAAGATAAAACCGTACGTCCTGGCCGGCGGCAAGAGCTCCCGCATGGGCCGCGACAAGGCGATGCTGGAGCTGGAGGGGAAGACCCTGCTGGAGCGTGCCGTCGAGACGCTGCGTTCGGTAAAGGAACTTCAATCTCCGGACGGTGGTGTCGAGGTAACAATTTGCGGCGAACGCGAGGCGCTTGAAGGAGCAGACCGTGCAATCGTCGATCGCTACCCCTCCTGCGGGCCGCTCGGCGGCATTGAAGCGGCCCTGAATGACCTGGCAACAAGAGGAGAGGCCGATTGGGCATTCTTCATCCCGGTAGACATGCCGCTGCTCACGGCGCCATGGATTGGTCACTTATTGACCATGTGGGCGACTGAAGCTATAGCGAACAAGAAGGTCGAGGCTTGTCTTGTAGAACTCGACGGAAGGCCTCAGCCCTTAGTAAGCCTTGTCCACCGATCCGTGCTCGGACCAGTTCGAGAGGCGCTCGACTCGGGCCGCTATAAGGTTGTGCCGGTGTTGCAATCTGCAGGGGCATGTTGCACGTCATTCAATCAAGAACCTCAGACCGAGGATAGGGTCGATGGATCAGAATCGAACGGGTATCTCGCGGGCAACTCTTCAGGCCTTCAATGGGTGTCGATGAATCAGTCGCACCTCAAAGTCGACGCTGGAGAAGCCGATCTGAATGAATGTTCGTTCATCGAGAGTTGCGACCAATTCATCAATGTAAATACCGAAACTGATTTAAAAAGGGTCGCGACTTTGTTGAGGTCGAAGGGTTCCAACAAGCAGCCCGAATCGCCTGCGAGATAA
- a CDS encoding dipeptidase has product MSVTVTGTATAVEFANTNRDRFVEELKALLRIPSVSTAPEHKDDVRRAAQFCADELKRIGLENIELIETATAARPGGHPLVYADLRHAAGKPTVLCYGHYDVQPAEPLNEWTSPPFEPTERDGNLYARGAVDDKGQMWMHVKAIEALMVAGGGVLPVNLRVILEGEEEVGGEGIAAFVREHGERLKADVALVSDTEMFAPETPTLCVGLRGMIYTEIEARGARTDLHSGMYGGAVPNPFVALAQVIAKLKDEDGKILIPGFYDKVQTPTDAELKAWKALPFDEEEYREHEVGSTELTGEPGYSTLERTWSRPTLDVHGMPGGFIGAGAKTVIPAKAVAKVSMRLVPDMTPAETFALYKEYVESICPKGIVLEVRLIHSGDPIVVSTDNAYVKAATEAMREVFGKESVFVRGGGSIPIVGDFVRELKTPTVLMGFGLPDDNLHAPNEKFNLSNFHRGIESIIRFLAAVGA; this is encoded by the coding sequence ATGAGTGTGACGGTTACAGGGACTGCCACGGCAGTAGAGTTTGCGAATACAAATCGGGATCGATTCGTAGAAGAGTTGAAGGCGCTGCTGCGGATTCCTTCGGTCTCAACCGCGCCCGAGCACAAGGACGATGTGCGGCGGGCGGCGCAGTTCTGCGCGGACGAGTTGAAGCGGATTGGCCTCGAGAACATTGAGCTGATCGAGACGGCGACCGCAGCGCGTCCAGGCGGCCACCCGCTCGTCTATGCAGATCTACGGCACGCGGCAGGCAAGCCGACGGTCCTCTGCTACGGCCACTACGATGTCCAGCCGGCAGAGCCTTTGAACGAGTGGACGTCGCCGCCCTTCGAGCCCACGGAGCGCGACGGAAACCTGTATGCCCGTGGCGCAGTCGACGACAAGGGCCAGATGTGGATGCACGTGAAGGCGATCGAAGCGCTGATGGTGGCGGGTGGTGGTGTGCTGCCGGTGAACCTCCGCGTCATCCTCGAAGGCGAAGAAGAAGTGGGCGGCGAGGGCATTGCGGCCTTCGTCCGCGAGCATGGTGAGCGGCTGAAGGCGGACGTCGCTCTGGTCTCCGATACGGAGATGTTTGCGCCCGAGACACCGACCCTGTGCGTGGGGCTGCGCGGCATGATCTACACCGAGATCGAGGCACGCGGCGCGAGGACGGACCTGCACTCAGGCATGTACGGAGGAGCCGTTCCGAATCCCTTTGTCGCGCTCGCCCAGGTAATCGCTAAGCTGAAGGACGAAGACGGAAAGATCCTCATCCCCGGCTTTTACGACAAGGTGCAGACGCCCACGGACGCTGAGTTGAAAGCGTGGAAGGCGCTGCCGTTCGACGAGGAAGAGTATCGCGAGCACGAAGTGGGGTCGACGGAGCTTACCGGAGAGCCGGGCTACAGCACGCTGGAGCGGACCTGGTCGCGGCCGACGCTCGACGTTCACGGCATGCCCGGCGGTTTCATCGGTGCTGGAGCGAAGACCGTGATTCCAGCCAAGGCTGTCGCGAAGGTGAGCATGCGGCTGGTGCCGGACATGACTCCCGCGGAGACCTTCGCTCTGTATAAGGAGTACGTCGAATCGATCTGCCCAAAGGGGATCGTGCTGGAGGTGCGTCTGATTCACTCGGGCGATCCAATCGTGGTGAGCACGGACAACGCCTATGTGAAGGCAGCAACCGAAGCTATGCGCGAGGTCTTCGGCAAGGAGTCCGTCTTCGTGCGCGGAGGCGGATCGATACCAATCGTCGGCGACTTCGTCCGTGAACTCAAGACGCCAACGGTCTTGATGGGCTTCGGTCTGCCAGACGATAACCTTCATGCCCCGAACGAGAAGTTCAACCTGTCGAACTTCCATCGCGGGATCGAATCCATTATTCGGTTCCTCGCCGCGGTCGGGGCCTGA
- a CDS encoding class I SAM-dependent methyltransferase, which yields MKDQATPSSTIAGQTWNTDAYAANGRFVATLAKGVVELLSPQPGERILDLGCGDGALTEELAATGAIITGVDASAAMIEAARARGLHIDHHDATALPYENEFDAVFSNAALHWIRNAPAVLAGVHRALRPGGRFVVEMGGHGNIAAIRVALQAVMADYGIDAEETASSLFASPAYYGCRLEAAGFRVDSIELIPRPTPLASGMEVWLNTFRNGVLDRLAPAERAEALTRTVELLRPVLCDLDGNWIADYVRLRFKAVCA from the coding sequence ATGAAAGATCAAGCGACTCCATCATCTACCATCGCGGGCCAGACCTGGAACACAGACGCGTATGCCGCCAACGGACGCTTCGTAGCCACTCTCGCGAAGGGCGTTGTTGAACTTCTCTCACCCCAGCCTGGCGAAAGGATCCTAGACCTTGGCTGCGGAGACGGCGCGTTGACTGAGGAACTCGCCGCGACCGGGGCGATCATCACCGGCGTCGATGCTTCTGCCGCCATGATCGAGGCCGCACGCGCTCGAGGGCTGCACATCGACCACCACGACGCTACGGCTCTGCCTTACGAAAACGAGTTCGACGCCGTCTTCTCGAACGCGGCGCTGCACTGGATTCGCAATGCTCCAGCGGTACTTGCCGGAGTTCACCGTGCCCTTCGCCCAGGTGGACGTTTCGTCGTCGAGATGGGAGGCCACGGCAATATCGCCGCGATCCGAGTCGCGCTTCAAGCGGTGATGGCCGACTACGGCATCGACGCCGAGGAGACGGCATCATCCCTGTTCGCCTCCCCAGCCTATTACGGTTGCCGGCTCGAGGCTGCGGGCTTCCGCGTCGACTCGATCGAACTCATCCCCCGTCCCACCCCGCTTGCCTCCGGCATGGAGGTCTGGCTGAACACCTTCCGCAACGGCGTCCTCGACCGGCTCGCTCCCGCTGAACGCGCGGAGGCGCTTACACGCACGGTCGAGCTGCTCCGTCCCGTGCTTTGCGACCTGGACGGCAACTGGATCGCCGACTACGTCCGGCTGCGCTTTAAGGCCGTCTGCGCTTGA
- a CDS encoding HAD family hydrolase — protein MADLSFNLDEPYAGLIFDCDGTLVDTAPVHFYAVNEALRSLGLEMSAEWYFARTGVTPAALFAEFEELTGVKIDTEDLSRRYTPIFIGNLDRAEEIAVVADIARANHGKVPMAVGSNGHLENVKATLGATGLLPLFDHIVSADEVEHGKPAPDVYLEAARRIGVAPAECIVFEDTDEGLEAAHRAGMRSRDIREVWKKG, from the coding sequence ATGGCCGACTTGAGCTTTAACCTTGATGAACCCTATGCCGGGCTGATCTTCGATTGCGACGGAACGCTGGTGGATACCGCGCCCGTCCACTTCTACGCTGTAAACGAGGCGCTTCGCAGCCTCGGGCTGGAGATGTCGGCGGAGTGGTACTTTGCCCGGACTGGTGTGACACCGGCAGCGTTATTTGCCGAGTTTGAGGAGCTTACGGGTGTCAAGATCGACACCGAAGATCTCTCCCGGCGCTACACCCCGATCTTCATCGGCAACTTGGATCGCGCCGAGGAGATCGCTGTCGTCGCGGACATCGCACGGGCGAACCACGGCAAGGTGCCCATGGCGGTGGGATCAAACGGCCACCTGGAGAATGTGAAGGCGACGCTGGGAGCGACCGGCCTGCTGCCACTCTTCGACCATATCGTCTCCGCAGACGAGGTGGAGCACGGCAAGCCCGCGCCCGATGTCTACCTTGAAGCGGCGCGACGGATCGGCGTGGCTCCCGCCGAATGCATTGTCTTTGAAGATACGGACGAAGGGCTGGAGGCGGCACATCGCGCAGGCATGCGAAGCAGGGACATCCGGGAAGTTTGGAAGAAAGGCTGA
- a CDS encoding DinB family protein, with product MNLSLNLSRCAVVTAIVGVNVFLSAQAPGKPVSTVPVTPFSEVQRGYAALKGNILKSADRMPAESYSYKPTPEVRTYARVVNHITEAQWHSCGTINGTAAEAQPKVPEETADKATIVAALNASFAECDKAFASLSEANLLQMLPAGTSTRSRLGLAWGTVSHDNEQYATLALYLRLKGLVPPSSEK from the coding sequence TTGAATCTAAGTTTGAATCTGTCGCGTTGTGCAGTTGTTACAGCCATTGTCGGCGTGAATGTGTTCCTTTCGGCACAGGCTCCGGGCAAGCCGGTCTCTACGGTGCCGGTGACACCGTTTTCCGAGGTTCAACGCGGTTATGCAGCGCTCAAGGGGAACATCCTGAAGTCCGCCGACAGGATGCCCGCGGAGAGCTATTCTTACAAGCCAACGCCCGAGGTTCGGACTTACGCGCGGGTGGTGAACCACATCACCGAGGCGCAGTGGCATAGCTGCGGAACCATCAATGGAACTGCCGCAGAGGCTCAGCCTAAAGTTCCCGAGGAGACCGCGGACAAGGCAACCATCGTGGCGGCATTGAACGCTTCGTTCGCGGAGTGCGATAAGGCCTTCGCTTCGCTCAGTGAGGCGAATCTGCTGCAGATGCTCCCGGCAGGAACATCGACACGATCGCGGCTTGGGTTGGCGTGGGGGACGGTATCGCACGATAACGAGCAGTATGCGACGCTCGCGCTGTATCTGCGTCTGAAGGGCCTGGTTCCCCCAAGCAGCGAGAAGTAG